From the Takifugu flavidus isolate HTHZ2018 chromosome 12, ASM371156v2, whole genome shotgun sequence genome, one window contains:
- the alp3 gene encoding alkaline phosphatase, tissue-nonspecific isozyme, whose protein sequence is MAWTPATALSVSLLLLSGFAQSRVEEENPEFWRSQAQKSLQSVLDRKLNTNVSRNILFFLGDGMGVTTYTAARILRGQLQNQSGEETVMTMDTFPSVGLAKTYSVDFQIPDSAATATAFLCGVKTNLNTIGVSAAARNGICKTQKGNEVTSILKWAKDAGKSVGIVTTTRVQHATPAASYAHSASRKWYSDADVPESAKRDGCTDISSQLLNNTDIDVIMGGGRKYMTPRGTKDPEYPWDFLSRGRRKDGRDLTKEWQSMKAGKVARYVWNKADFDAVDPETTDYLMALFEPGDLRFEVDRDPKVDPSIVEMTEKAVRILRKNPKGFFLLVEGGRIDQAHHDGRAYMALHETIAFDDAIAKGLELTDERETLTVVMADHSHPITFNGFPFRGQSILGKSPLWGTDFKPYTTLMYGNGPGYKLANGSRPDLRDVDTKTKDYVQMSAAPTESTTHSGEDVAVLARGPMSHLFQGVHEQNYIAHAMAYAACVGTDLRHCDAPTGVPVVQTTTADDRNAAGPSGGSAASLGSLLGVLLLLKMLR, encoded by the exons ATGGCGTGGACCCCAGCGACCGCACTGTCCGTCTCCCTGCTGCTTCTCTCCGGGTTCGCTCAGTCCAGAG TCGAGGAGGAGAACCCAGAGTTCTGGAGGTCCCAGGCCCAGAAGTCTCTTCAGTCGGTCCTGGACAGGAAGCTCAACACcaacgtttccagaaacatccTGTTCTTCCTCGGAGACG GGATGGGAGTGACCACATACACGGCGGCCCGTATCCTCAGGGGCCAGCTGCAGAACCAGAGCGGGGAGGAGACGGTCATGACCATGGACACGTTCCCCAGCGTGGGGCTCGCTAAG ACCTACAGCGTGGACTTCCAAATCCCAGACAGCGCCGCCACCGCCACGGCGTTTCTGTGCGGGGTGAAGACCAACCTGAACACCATCGGCGTCAGCGCGGCGGCCCGCAACGGGATCTGCAAGACCCAGAAGGGCAACGAGGTCACGTCCATCCTGAAGTGGGCCAAAGACGCAG GCAAGTCTGTGGGAATCGTGACGACCACGCGGGTGCAGCACGCCACCCCGGCCGCCAGCTACGCCCACAGCGCCAGCAGGAAGTGGTACAGCGACGCCGACGTGCCAGAGTCGGCCAAGAGGGACGGCTGCACCGAcatctcctcccagctcctcaaCAACACCGACATCGAC GTCATTATGGGCGGTGGGAGAAAATACATGACCCCCAGGGGCACCAAGGACCCCGAATACCCCTGGGATTTCCTGTCCAGGGGCCGAAGAAAAGACGGGCGTGACCTCACCAAAGAGTGGCAGAGCATGAAGGCTGGAAAG GTGGCCCGCTACGTGTGGAATAAAGCAGACTTCGATGCCGTTGACCCTGAAACGACGGACTACTTAATGG CTCTGTTCGAACCAGGAGATCTGCGCTTCGAGGTGGACAGGGACCCTAAAGTGGATCCATCCATCGTGGAGATGACAGAAAAGGCCGTCCGCATCCTCCGGAAGAACCCCAAAGGCTTCTTCCTGCTCGTGGAGG GCGGGCGTATCGACCAGGCGCACCACGACGGCCGGGCGTACATGGCGCTCCACGAGACCATCGCCTTCGACGACGCCATCGCCAAAGGCCTGGAGCTGACCGACGAGCGCGAGACCCTGACTGTGGTGATGGCCGACCACTCGCACCCCATCACCTTCAACGGGTTCCCCTTCAGAGGGCAGAGCATTCTGG GTAAATCCCCCCTCTGGGGCACAGACTTCAAACCTTACACCACCCTCATGTACGGAAACGGGCCCGGGTACAAGCTGGCTAACGGCAGCCGTCCGGACCTCAGAGACGTCGACACCA AAACCAAAGATTATGTCCAGATGTCGGCTGCTCCGACCGAGTCCACCACTCACAGCGGCGAGGACGTGGCGGTGCTGGCACGTGGACCCATGTCCCACCTCTTTCAGGGCGTTCACGAACAGAACTACATCGCCCACGCCATGGCCTACGCCGCTTGTGTGGGCACCGACCTGAGGCACTGCGACGCCCCGACCGGGGTCCCTGTGGTCCAGACCACCACCGCCGATGACAGGAACGCGGCCGGGCCGAGTGGCGGTTCGGCGGCTTCGCTCGGCAGCCTCCTCGGCGTTCTTCTGCTCCTCAAAATGCTGCGGTGA